In Dyadobacter subterraneus, a single genomic region encodes these proteins:
- the cobA gene encoding uroporphyrinogen-III C-methyltransferase, protein MEPKLTLVGAGPGNGELITLKGIKALKTADAVLYDELVSTEILDFAPESALKIYVGKKAGAASFSQDEINGLIVRLARKRGHVVRLKGGDSFVFGRGHEEMEFARDFDIACEVVPGVSSCIAVPASLEIPVTRRGVSESFWVITGTTRNGELSDDMRLAAQSKATIVVLMGMNKLNEICDLYKYFGRGHLPMAVIQNGTRPDEKSVIGQVWEMPQLVKENKLGTPAIIVLGEVVGLHPSYAMEYLQSANLAS, encoded by the coding sequence ATGGAGCCGAAACTTACACTCGTGGGAGCAGGTCCGGGAAACGGAGAGCTGATTACTTTAAAAGGAATTAAAGCATTGAAAACAGCAGATGCCGTTTTATACGATGAGCTTGTCAGCACCGAAATTCTTGACTTCGCACCGGAATCCGCATTGAAAATATATGTTGGAAAAAAAGCAGGTGCCGCCTCTTTTTCTCAGGATGAAATAAATGGATTGATCGTCAGACTTGCCCGTAAGCGCGGACACGTTGTCCGTTTGAAAGGCGGCGACTCTTTTGTTTTCGGACGCGGTCATGAGGAAATGGAATTCGCCCGCGATTTCGATATTGCCTGCGAAGTAGTTCCAGGCGTTTCGAGCTGCATTGCCGTTCCTGCATCTTTGGAAATTCCGGTTACCCGTCGTGGTGTGAGTGAAAGTTTCTGGGTGATCACAGGCACAACCAGAAACGGGGAATTATCGGATGATATGCGCCTGGCCGCTCAGTCGAAAGCTACGATTGTGGTTTTGATGGGGATGAATAAGTTAAATGAAATTTGTGACCTGTATAAATATTTTGGCCGCGGACATTTACCGATGGCGGTGATCCAGAACGGAACCCGCCCGGACGAAAAAAGTGTGATCGGCCAGGTTTGGGAAATGCCGCAATTAGTGAAGGAAAATAAACTGGGCACACCGGCAATCATTGTGCTCGGAGAAGTTGTTGGATTGCACCCATCCTATGCGATGGAATATTTGCAGAGCGCGAATCTGGCCTCTTAA
- the nirB gene encoding nitrite reductase large subunit NirB encodes MKANTDTHIVVIGNGMVGYKFCEKLLAKKKNDQEFMLTVFGEEPRVAYDRVHLSEYFAGKTADDLTMASKEWYEENNIRLFLSDPVVDIDTEEKLVRSHHGHVVHYDYLIMATGSGAFVPSIPGVEKDGVFVYRTIEDLELIQSYARKAKRGAVLGGGLLGLEAAKALLDLGLEEAHVVEFASRLMPRQIDDAGSKILQNQLESLGLNIHLAKSTQEIVGDNCIKGMQFNDNSFLDVDMLVISAGIRPRDELAKIAGLETHPRGGIIVDNALRTSDPNIFAIGECALAHHMIYGLIAPGYEMADVVASALTGVDKEFLPYDMSTKLKLIGTDVASFGDPFIEEPACKTIRYENKAKGIYKRINVSPDGKELLGGILVGDAEQYNMLLQTCKNKTILPPDSEDLILGSRGGEEAGAGVMSLPDDALICSCEAITKGMLCLEVGENGNNTIDLLKKSCKAGTGCGGCVPLVKDIIQGVMKQNGQYIKTVICEHFDHSRQELLDLVKMNGLKTYGEVLNEFGHGDGCEVCKPLVASVLASLWNENVLTKDRAPIQDSNDRYLANIQKGGTYSVVPRIPGGEITPDKLIVIGQVAKKYNLYTKITGGQRIDLFGAHVNDLPLIWEELIDAGFESGHAYGKALRTVKSCVGSTWCRFGVQDSVSFAIEIEDRYKGIRAPHKFKSAVSGCIRECAEAQSKDFGIIATEKGWNLYVCGNGGSKPQHAQLLASDVDKETCVKLIDRFLMFYIKTADPLTRTATWLNKMEGGMSYLKAVVVDDLLGLASAFEDEMQTLINNYKCEWKEVVDSPELRKRYNHFVNVPDKDPTVSFEEMRTQKRAKEWV; translated from the coding sequence ATGAAAGCAAACACAGACACGCATATTGTTGTCATTGGCAATGGTATGGTTGGCTACAAATTCTGCGAGAAATTGCTGGCCAAGAAAAAAAATGATCAGGAATTCATGCTGACGGTTTTTGGGGAAGAACCTCGCGTGGCGTATGATCGAGTACATTTAAGTGAGTATTTTGCTGGTAAGACTGCGGACGATCTTACGATGGCGAGTAAGGAATGGTATGAAGAAAATAACATCAGACTATTTCTTTCCGACCCTGTTGTTGACATCGATACCGAGGAAAAACTGGTTCGTTCTCACCATGGTCATGTAGTGCATTACGACTATCTAATTATGGCAACGGGTTCTGGCGCGTTTGTTCCATCCATTCCAGGCGTGGAAAAGGATGGTGTTTTTGTTTATCGTACTATTGAAGATTTAGAGCTGATCCAGTCTTATGCCCGCAAGGCAAAAAGAGGAGCCGTTCTGGGAGGAGGTTTGCTTGGTCTTGAAGCTGCGAAGGCGCTGCTTGATCTGGGCCTGGAAGAAGCCCATGTTGTTGAATTTGCATCCCGCCTGATGCCCCGACAAATTGACGACGCCGGTTCTAAAATCCTGCAAAACCAGTTGGAATCTCTTGGTTTGAATATCCATCTGGCGAAAAGTACACAGGAAATTGTCGGTGATAATTGTATTAAAGGAATGCAGTTTAACGACAATTCTTTTCTTGATGTGGATATGCTGGTCATTTCTGCCGGTATCCGCCCGCGCGATGAACTGGCAAAAATCGCCGGATTGGAAACACATCCCCGCGGAGGAATTATTGTTGATAATGCACTAAGAACTTCTGATCCCAACATTTTTGCGATTGGAGAATGTGCTTTGGCGCATCACATGATATATGGTTTAATTGCTCCTGGTTATGAAATGGCTGATGTAGTTGCCAGCGCGTTGACTGGTGTTGATAAGGAATTTTTGCCTTATGATATGTCGACGAAACTGAAACTGATCGGAACCGATGTTGCCAGTTTTGGTGATCCGTTTATTGAGGAACCGGCTTGTAAAACAATTCGATACGAGAATAAAGCCAAAGGAATTTATAAAAGAATCAATGTTTCGCCTGATGGTAAAGAACTGCTGGGTGGAATTCTGGTTGGCGATGCGGAACAATATAATATGCTTCTGCAAACCTGCAAGAATAAAACAATTCTGCCGCCAGATTCCGAAGATCTGATTTTAGGTTCAAGAGGTGGAGAAGAAGCAGGCGCTGGCGTGATGAGTTTGCCGGATGATGCGCTAATCTGCTCTTGTGAAGCGATTACGAAAGGGATGCTTTGTCTGGAAGTGGGCGAAAACGGGAATAATACGATCGATCTGCTTAAAAAATCCTGTAAAGCCGGAACCGGTTGCGGTGGTTGTGTGCCTTTGGTAAAAGATATTATTCAGGGCGTAATGAAGCAAAATGGCCAGTATATCAAAACGGTTATTTGCGAACATTTTGATCATTCCCGCCAGGAATTGCTTGATCTGGTGAAAATGAACGGGTTGAAAACCTATGGTGAAGTTTTAAATGAATTTGGACACGGAGACGGCTGCGAAGTTTGTAAACCACTCGTAGCGTCCGTTTTGGCCAGTCTTTGGAATGAAAATGTTTTGACAAAAGACCGTGCGCCGATTCAGGATTCCAACGACCGCTATCTGGCAAACATTCAAAAAGGAGGTACTTATTCTGTCGTTCCGAGAATTCCGGGTGGAGAAATTACACCGGATAAATTAATCGTGATCGGTCAGGTTGCTAAAAAATACAATCTGTATACCAAAATTACAGGCGGACAAAGAATTGACCTTTTCGGTGCGCACGTCAATGACTTGCCGCTGATCTGGGAAGAATTAATTGATGCGGGTTTCGAAAGCGGGCATGCCTATGGAAAAGCATTAAGAACCGTAAAAAGTTGTGTGGGATCAACCTGGTGCAGGTTTGGTGTGCAGGATTCTGTTTCTTTTGCGATCGAAATTGAAGATCGATATAAAGGAATTCGAGCTCCGCATAAGTTTAAGTCGGCGGTTTCCGGATGTATCCGTGAATGTGCAGAAGCGCAAAGTAAGGATTTTGGTATCATCGCGACGGAAAAAGGATGGAATTTATATGTCTGTGGAAATGGCGGTTCAAAACCGCAGCACGCGCAATTGCTGGCTTCGGATGTAGACAAGGAAACTTGTGTAAAACTGATCGACAGATTCCTGATGTTTTACATAAAAACTGCTGATCCATTGACAAGAACAGCGACCTGGCTAAATAAGATGGAAGGTGGAATGTCATATCTGAAAGCGGTTGTGGTAGACGATTTATTAGGACTGGCGTCCGCATTCGAAGATGAAATGCAGACTTTGATCAACAATTATAAATGCGAATGGAAAGAAGTTGTTGACAGCCCGGAGTTAAGAAAACGCTACAACCATTTCGTAAACGTCCCGGACAAAGATCCGACCGTATCATTCGAAGAAATGCGCACCCAAAAACGAGCCAAAGAATGGGTCTGA
- the nirD gene encoding nitrite reductase small subunit NirD, whose amino-acid sequence MEPTYNTKDRITWHLACNVSDIPEDGGGCALIAGKQIAIFNFARRGEWYATDNECPHRQQMAIGRGMIGSQGEEPKVACPFHKKTFSLKSGDCLNDDGYKINTFPVIVKENQVYIGL is encoded by the coding sequence ATGGAACCAACATATAACACAAAAGACAGAATAACCTGGCACCTCGCCTGCAACGTAAGCGATATTCCCGAAGACGGAGGCGGCTGTGCTCTAATTGCAGGAAAGCAAATTGCAATTTTCAACTTCGCCCGAAGAGGAGAATGGTATGCAACTGATAACGAATGTCCGCACCGACAGCAAATGGCCATCGGGCGCGGTATGATCGGAAGCCAGGGTGAAGAGCCAAAAGTTGCCTGTCCGTTTCATAAAAAGACATTTTCATTAAAAAGCGGCGATTGCCTAAACGATGATGGCTATAAAATCAATACCTTTCCGGTTATCGTGAAAGAAAATCAGGTTTACATCGGTTTGTAA
- a CDS encoding ATP-binding protein: MEKLESQVADRLTRYYIVALTLVAVLTVSGLFLIRRTINNLNHDSRIVNVAGRQRMLSQRLTKLAILQTEKIPTSDSVKIDSLLNIWKVSHEQLLRGRIRMESEFVVLKSDSIKNMYRNLEPVFQTIYTNLLTVINKSVPEGEKKKALRIILTTEPVFLNQMDAIVFQFDRESYGRIRILEQIEWILDILTLIVLLAEGILIFRPVVNTTRRVVRLLAASEDAVRVANKKLKIANSQLIRAQDDLIRSEEEKYQLQLAENRVRAAALIEGQEEERKRFALELHDGIGQMLTGLKLQAEKLKQMQFDDEKYRLRFDKLVALIQDTIQTTRQVSFNLMPSVLSDFGLSAALNLLCKQMEEMSGISVKYYGTSGRLELSKPMETGLYRIAQEALNNAVKHSESDNIKIKLEQNTNQIFLEIEDDGKGFLISNLKNKNGSILTQNGIENIRTRTQLLNGEMKIISNVDTGTRLVINIPI; this comes from the coding sequence ATGGAAAAACTCGAAAGTCAGGTTGCGGATCGTCTGACCCGTTATTATATCGTCGCGCTGACTTTGGTCGCCGTGCTGACAGTCAGCGGACTTTTCCTCATCAGGAGAACAATCAATAATCTCAACCATGACAGCCGGATTGTAAACGTTGCAGGTCGCCAGCGTATGTTAAGCCAGCGACTTACTAAACTGGCCATTCTACAAACCGAAAAAATTCCAACAAGTGATTCAGTCAAAATCGATTCATTACTCAACATTTGGAAGGTCAGTCACGAACAACTACTTCGCGGCCGGATCAGGATGGAAAGTGAATTTGTTGTTTTAAAGAGTGACTCGATTAAAAACATGTACAGAAATCTGGAACCTGTTTTCCAGACAATCTATACAAATCTTCTGACTGTGATTAACAAATCGGTTCCGGAAGGAGAAAAGAAAAAAGCGTTACGGATTATTTTGACAACAGAACCTGTTTTTCTGAATCAAATGGATGCAATCGTTTTTCAGTTTGACAGGGAAAGTTATGGGCGTATCAGGATTCTGGAACAAATTGAATGGATTTTGGATATTCTGACACTCATAGTTCTTTTGGCAGAAGGTATTTTAATTTTCCGGCCCGTTGTGAATACTACACGACGGGTTGTTCGTTTGCTGGCCGCATCTGAGGATGCTGTCAGAGTCGCAAATAAAAAGTTAAAAATTGCCAACAGTCAACTCATTCGGGCACAGGATGATCTCATAAGAAGCGAAGAAGAAAAATATCAGTTACAATTGGCCGAAAACAGAGTCAGGGCTGCTGCGTTAATTGAAGGGCAGGAAGAAGAAAGAAAGCGTTTCGCTTTGGAATTGCATGATGGTATCGGACAAATGCTAACCGGATTAAAACTTCAGGCCGAAAAGCTCAAACAAATGCAATTTGACGATGAAAAATACAGGTTACGTTTTGATAAACTGGTTGCACTCATTCAGGATACAATCCAGACAACACGGCAGGTTTCATTTAACCTTATGCCATCTGTTTTAAGTGACTTTGGATTAAGCGCCGCATTGAATCTGCTTTGTAAACAAATGGAGGAAATGTCTGGCATTTCAGTAAAATATTATGGCACTTCCGGTCGCCTTGAACTCAGTAAACCGATGGAAACAGGCCTTTACCGGATTGCTCAGGAAGCGTTAAATAATGCTGTGAAACATTCTGAATCGGACAATATAAAGATAAAATTAGAACAAAACACGAATCAGATATTTTTGGAGATTGAGGATGATGGGAAAGGATTTTTAATTAGTAATTTGAAAAATAAAAACGGATCCATTTTAACACAAAACGGAATTGAAAATATCCGGACGCGTACGCAATTGCTCAACGGTGAAATGAAAATTATATCAAACGTGGATACCGGCACGAGGCTGGTTATTAATATCCCCATATAA
- a CDS encoding response regulator transcription factor yields the protein MPIRILVVDDHSVVRQGIITLLEDEDDILIVGEASDGDEVLEKVSKLKPDVVLLDLTMPRVSGLEAIKLLVPVFPDVRILVFSMHNNADYILSAVTSGAAGYLLKDTGRDEILKAVRSVASGELYYPPNASSIIIRNLILPKKETEIPESKIGNPASVWNKMTPREQQILQCLTEGMSSKDIAEHFTISSNTVANQRASIMRKANVKNTAELIGLALRDREKA from the coding sequence ATGCCAATACGTATACTGGTCGTTGATGATCATTCAGTGGTGAGGCAAGGTATCATAACCTTGCTGGAAGATGAGGATGATATTCTCATCGTAGGAGAGGCGTCGGATGGTGATGAGGTACTGGAAAAGGTTTCAAAGTTAAAGCCCGATGTGGTTTTACTTGACCTGACCATGCCCCGCGTTTCAGGTTTGGAAGCAATCAAATTATTGGTTCCGGTTTTTCCGGATGTAAGAATCCTTGTGTTTAGCATGCACAACAATGCGGATTACATTTTATCGGCCGTGACAAGCGGGGCTGCAGGGTATCTTTTGAAGGATACAGGCAGAGACGAAATCCTGAAAGCTGTGCGCAGCGTTGCTTCCGGCGAATTATATTATCCTCCCAATGCGTCTTCAATCATCATAAGAAATCTCATTCTTCCTAAAAAAGAAACGGAAATTCCTGAATCTAAAATTGGGAATCCGGCATCGGTGTGGAACAAAATGACACCAAGGGAACAGCAGATTTTACAATGCCTTACCGAAGGAATGAGTAGTAAAGATATTGCTGAACATTTTACAATAAGCTCCAACACAGTAGCGAACCAGCGCGCCAGTATTATGCGAAAAGCCAATGTTAAGAATACGGCGGAACTGATCGGGTTAGCACTAAGAGACCGCGAAAAAGCGTAA
- a CDS encoding SusC/RagA family TonB-linked outer membrane protein, producing the protein MLTINPKQVAAANIEVRGVVKSKAGELLIGATIRVKGVQKGTVSNEKGEFVLPDINEGATLVVTMIGFLPTEFPAAKFVTIELNEDAVGLQDVVVTGFQQIDKSKFTGSAVTLKTDDVRIDGLPDVSRMLEGRAAGVSIQNVSGTFGAAPKIRIRGATSLNGDNKPLWVVDGVVLEDIVNISNDQLSSGDPTTLLGSAVAGLNPNDIETFDILKDAAAAALYGARAMNGVIVITTKKGKAGKPVISYSGNFSTQLKPSYKNFNIMNSAEQMSVLGELERKGYLNTNVLDNPDYGVYGKYYSLLNADANGNFGIANTPEAKKAFLLRYAGANTDWFDILFKNNFLQEHSLSVSFGTDKSQSYFSTSFLSDNGWTVVDKVKRYTLNFRNTYKLSDKLTLGFSTLSSVRQQRAPGSLTRQSNPVDGTYGRDFDINPFSYALNTSRTLTAFDENGNREFFRRNYAPFNILTELENNYIDLNLIDIRLQGDLAYKITPHISYDFVGALRYIHTGQEHQITENSNMANAYRAAGNSTIALKNKFLYRDPDDPDAYPVVVLPRGGFYNRNEDDMTFYNVRNNLRYNRVFAERHAINALVGQEIKFTNRQNSNNTGYGYQYDQGGVPFVDYRILKQTIESNFQYFGMTKSFDRFAAFYASLGYTLDDKYNFTAYARYDGSNRFGKSAIGRWLPTWTVAGSWNLDHEEFIKNLSWISYAKLRGSYGLTASTGPATNSAVLLKSIITNRPYTDEKESAIDLASLANLELTWEKLYSGNIGLDLGLLGNRFNITADVYLRNSFDLIDRIKTSGIGGQTYKIANYADMQSKGIDLSLEAVILKTQNFSWRSRFTAGYARTKITSVDNLPTIFDMVKAEGANIQGHPVRSLFSVDYRGLDPKTGVPTFLNEKGEVSKDVYLQDLNTSYLKYEGPVDPPLTGGLNNTFIYKNLTLNVFLTGQAGNKIRLNPLYKGTAGSRPAFSDLDATPRELNDRWEKPGDEKITNIPSIPDILENQYLAGIYPYTTYNYSSQRVASGDFVRLKSVSLAYRFPLTTIKRLGMSAASIQVSAINPWLIYSDKKLKGQDPEFFNTGGVAQPIQKQFTVAIKFTL; encoded by the coding sequence GTGTTAACAATAAACCCAAAGCAGGTAGCAGCTGCAAACATTGAAGTCCGTGGCGTGGTAAAAAGTAAAGCCGGTGAATTGCTGATCGGAGCCACAATACGGGTAAAAGGCGTTCAAAAAGGAACAGTTTCAAATGAAAAAGGCGAATTTGTTTTGCCTGATATTAATGAAGGAGCCACATTGGTAGTGACCATGATCGGCTTTTTACCTACCGAATTTCCGGCTGCCAAATTTGTTACAATTGAATTGAATGAAGATGCAGTTGGTCTTCAGGATGTGGTTGTGACTGGTTTTCAGCAAATTGATAAAAGTAAATTTACTGGATCTGCGGTAACCTTAAAAACTGATGACGTACGGATCGACGGACTTCCTGACGTTAGTCGTATGCTGGAAGGCAGGGCTGCCGGCGTATCTATCCAGAACGTTTCAGGAACTTTCGGTGCTGCGCCAAAAATCCGTATTCGTGGCGCAACTTCTTTAAATGGTGATAATAAACCGCTTTGGGTAGTGGATGGTGTTGTTTTGGAAGATATTGTAAATATTTCCAACGACCAGCTTTCCAGCGGTGACCCGACTACTTTGCTCGGTTCCGCAGTTGCAGGACTTAACCCAAACGATATTGAAACTTTTGACATCCTGAAAGATGCAGCGGCGGCGGCTTTGTATGGTGCGCGTGCGATGAACGGTGTAATTGTTATTACAACAAAAAAAGGAAAAGCCGGAAAACCTGTTATCAGTTATTCAGGCAATTTCAGTACGCAGTTAAAGCCTTCTTACAAAAATTTCAACATCATGAATTCTGCCGAACAGATGTCTGTTTTGGGAGAACTGGAAAGAAAAGGATATCTGAACACAAATGTTCTGGATAACCCTGATTATGGTGTTTACGGAAAATATTACAGTTTATTAAATGCTGATGCCAATGGCAATTTCGGAATTGCTAACACGCCGGAAGCCAAAAAGGCATTTCTCTTGCGTTATGCCGGAGCAAACACGGACTGGTTTGACATACTTTTCAAAAACAATTTTTTACAGGAACATTCCCTGAGTGTTTCTTTCGGAACGGATAAATCCCAATCCTATTTTTCTACCAGCTTCCTGAGTGATAACGGCTGGACGGTTGTGGATAAAGTGAAACGTTATACACTTAATTTCAGAAATACTTACAAATTATCTGACAAGCTAACACTTGGATTTTCAACACTTTCCTCTGTTCGTCAGCAACGCGCTCCTGGTTCTTTAACGCGCCAGAGCAATCCTGTGGATGGAACTTATGGAAGGGATTTTGATATAAACCCATTCAGTTATGCTTTAAATACAAGCCGTACTTTAACCGCTTTTGATGAAAACGGAAACCGCGAATTTTTCAGAAGAAACTATGCACCGTTTAACATTTTAACTGAACTTGAAAATAATTACATCGATCTGAATCTGATCGATATCAGGTTACAGGGAGATTTGGCTTATAAAATTACGCCGCATATTTCTTATGATTTCGTAGGTGCGCTACGCTATATTCACACAGGCCAGGAACATCAGATCACTGAAAATTCTAACATGGCCAATGCATACCGGGCCGCTGGAAATTCTACCATCGCTTTGAAAAACAAATTCCTCTACCGCGATCCGGACGATCCTGATGCTTATCCGGTTGTCGTTTTGCCTCGTGGTGGTTTTTACAACCGTAATGAAGATGATATGACTTTTTATAACGTCCGGAATAACCTTCGTTATAACAGAGTTTTTGCCGAGAGACATGCAATAAACGCGCTGGTTGGTCAGGAAATAAAATTTACAAACAGGCAAAATTCGAATAACACCGGATATGGTTATCAATATGACCAGGGTGGTGTGCCTTTTGTTGATTACCGGATTTTGAAACAAACCATTGAAAGTAATTTCCAGTATTTTGGAATGACCAAAAGTTTTGACCGTTTTGCTGCTTTTTATGCAAGTTTAGGTTACACTTTGGATGATAAATATAACTTTACCGCTTATGCCCGTTACGATGGTTCAAACCGTTTCGGAAAATCGGCAATCGGTCGCTGGCTGCCAACATGGACGGTTGCGGGATCATGGAATCTTGATCATGAAGAGTTTATTAAAAATCTTTCATGGATCAGTTATGCCAAATTACGTGGTAGTTACGGATTGACTGCCAGTACCGGACCGGCAACAAATTCGGCGGTTTTACTAAAAAGTATTATCACAAACCGTCCTTACACCGATGAAAAAGAGTCTGCCATTGATCTTGCCTCTCTTGCCAATCTGGAACTGACCTGGGAAAAACTTTATAGTGGGAATATCGGTCTGGATCTTGGGCTTTTAGGTAACCGTTTCAATATTACAGCTGATGTTTATTTAAGAAACAGTTTTGATCTGATTGACAGAATCAAGACTTCCGGTATCGGCGGGCAAACCTATAAAATTGCCAACTACGCGGATATGCAGTCAAAAGGAATTGACTTATCTCTCGAAGCAGTAATTCTTAAAACGCAAAATTTCTCATGGCGTTCACGTTTCACGGCAGGTTATGCGCGTACAAAGATCACGAGTGTTGATAACCTTCCGACTATTTTTGATATGGTAAAAGCAGAAGGAGCCAATATTCAGGGGCATCCGGTAAGAAGTTTGTTCTCTGTTGATTACCGCGGACTTGATCCAAAAACAGGCGTGCCTACTTTCCTGAACGAAAAAGGAGAAGTGAGCAAAGATGTTTATCTTCAGGATTTGAATACTTCTTATCTTAAATACGAAGGACCTGTTGATCCGCCGCTTACAGGTGGTTTGAACAATACATTTATTTACAAAAATCTTACCCTGAACGTTTTCCTTACCGGACAGGCCGGAAATAAAATTCGTCTGAATCCACTATACAAAGGAACGGCTGGTTCGAGACCTGCTTTCAGTGATCTTGACGCTACGCCGAGAGAATTAAATGATCGTTGGGAAAAGCCGGGTGATGAAAAAATCACGAATATTCCATCAATTCCGGATATTTTGGAAAACCAGTATCTGGCTGGAATTTATCCTTACACAACTTACAATTATTCCAGTCAGCGCGTAGCCAGCGGAGATTTTGTTCGTTTGAAATCTGTATCACTTGCTTATCGTTTTCCTTTGACGACGATTAAAAGACTTGGTATGTCTGCGGCTTCGATTCAGGTTTCTGCAATTAACCCTTGGCTTATTTATTCTGATAAAAAACTGAAAGGACAGGATCCGGAATTCTTTAATACTGGTGGTGTGGCTCAGCCGATTCAAAAGCAATTTACGGTAGCCATCAAGTTCACTTTATAA
- a CDS encoding RagB/SusD family nutrient uptake outer membrane protein, giving the protein MMKLKMENRYINRIFVLLPLLLLMGCDDFLSKEPDSTRATLETPDQVSQLLTTAYPQGGYVSFSEAMSDNVGDKGVGQDDRVNRGSYLFEVVDAPVNVEDSPDMYWAKAYRAIAATNLALQIIGEAKDPSIYSAQKGEALVARAYAHFMLVSFFSKFYNPSTAATDPGIPYVTEPEDVVIKQYERKTVAYVYEMIEKDLLEGLPLIKDVSYTVPKYHFNIAAANAFASRFYLVKRDYAKTLSYANAVFPSGDLAGNLRPWNTEYLPLTYDALYKRYTRATEPANLLLVETTSVYGRYVAQYRYGLTNAKWSEINQISALASNSANWAFPVYTQGDGNLLIPKLTEYFVKQSVNAEIGDPYVMVPLFTAEEVLFNRAEANLYLGNTTATLSDINLFMSKRLRNYDVTTQTVTAAKIRTYYGLSNTTSNNNLGLLYSIEDLRRIEFVQEGMRWFDMLRYGTAVVHTTKEGATISITSDDPKRQLQLPQSVVQSGIQLNPR; this is encoded by the coding sequence ATGATGAAATTGAAAATGGAAAACAGATATATAAACCGAATTTTTGTTTTGCTGCCGTTACTATTGCTGATGGGTTGCGACGACTTTTTGTCAAAAGAACCGGATAGCACAAGGGCGACATTAGAAACACCTGATCAGGTTTCACAATTGCTGACAACCGCTTATCCTCAGGGAGGTTACGTTTCTTTCAGCGAAGCCATGAGTGATAATGTTGGGGATAAAGGTGTCGGGCAGGACGACCGTGTCAACCGCGGGTCTTATCTTTTTGAAGTGGTTGATGCGCCGGTTAACGTTGAAGATTCCCCCGATATGTATTGGGCAAAAGCTTACCGGGCTATTGCAGCTACAAACCTGGCACTTCAGATTATTGGTGAGGCGAAGGATCCATCCATTTATTCAGCACAAAAAGGAGAAGCTTTGGTTGCCCGTGCTTATGCGCATTTTATGCTTGTAAGCTTTTTCTCAAAATTTTATAATCCTTCGACCGCGGCAACGGATCCGGGAATTCCTTATGTAACAGAGCCGGAAGATGTTGTGATCAAGCAATATGAAAGAAAAACCGTTGCTTATGTTTATGAAATGATTGAGAAAGATTTATTGGAAGGTCTTCCTTTGATCAAAGATGTTTCTTACACGGTTCCCAAATATCATTTCAATATTGCTGCTGCCAATGCATTTGCTAGCCGTTTTTATTTGGTAAAAAGGGACTATGCCAAAACGCTTTCTTACGCCAATGCAGTTTTCCCATCTGGTGATCTTGCCGGCAATTTGCGGCCATGGAATACAGAATATTTGCCATTGACCTATGACGCTTTGTACAAAAGATATACAAGGGCGACAGAACCAGCAAATTTATTATTGGTAGAAACTACCTCGGTATATGGTCGCTATGTGGCTCAGTATCGGTATGGTCTTACCAATGCAAAATGGTCAGAAATAAACCAGATCAGTGCTTTGGCAAGCAATTCCGCGAACTGGGCTTTCCCGGTTTACACGCAGGGTGATGGAAATTTGCTTATTCCAAAATTGACTGAGTATTTCGTAAAACAGTCAGTTAATGCAGAAATAGGTGATCCGTATGTAATGGTTCCTCTATTTACTGCCGAGGAAGTTCTTTTCAATCGTGCAGAAGCAAATCTTTATTTAGGAAACACGACGGCTACGCTTTCTGATATTAATCTGTTCATGAGCAAGCGCCTAAGAAATTATGATGTAACGACCCAGACCGTAACTGCGGCAAAAATCAGAACATACTATGGACTGAGCAACACAACCTCAAACAATAACCTGGGACTACTTTATTCAATCGAAGACCTGCGTAGAATTGAATTTGTACAGGAAGGTATGCGTTGGTTTGATATGCTTCGTTATGGAACTGCTGTGGTACACACAACGAAAGAGGGAGCAACAATTTCTATAACCAGCGATGATCCAAAAAGACAACTGCAATTGCCACAATCTGTCGTTCAGTCGGGTATACAATTAAACCCGAGATAA